From Saimiri boliviensis isolate mSaiBol1 chromosome 20, mSaiBol1.pri, whole genome shotgun sequence:
CAGAGGCTGTGACGCAAGCCCCCTCTTCCTTCCCCGTCTGTGACTCTCACTGCCCTTGCCCAATTTTCTCCgcttccatttgttttttgagagacagggtctccctgttgtccaggctagaatgcagtggcgtgaccatagctcaccgcagcctccacccctGGGCGcgagtgatcctcttgcctcagcttgacaagtatctgggactatagacatACACTGCCACGCCAGGCTGATTATTTGCTTTATTGCtgggtagagacggggtctccctgtgttgcccaggctgatcttgatctcctggcctcaagcatcctTACccttgcccttccaaagtgctgggattacaggccaccccGTCCTGCCTTTCCAGTCCCTCACCATGCCCACGGGCCAGTCCCGGAAAGCTCAGCTTCGAGGGCgccaggctggggcaggaaacaCACAGCCGCGTCCTCTCACGCTCACTTTATTTGGGAGCAGGCGCAGAAGGACCTAGGCCTGCTGTGCCTGCAGTAGCGCCCGCACCTGGCGGATCTGCCAGTCGACGCTGGAGCGCGCAGTGCCGCCCAGGGCCCCGTACTGCTCCACGCTGTGCCCGTAGTCCCACACGCGGTTCACGTCACTCAAGAACAGGGGGCTGCAGAGAGAGGAAGAGCTGGGCCAGGGCGAGGGCCACCCCGGCCTCCAGGCACCCAGGCTCATCCACCAGGAGGCAGCGTGGGGAGGGGGTGGGCCGCACCTGATGGTCTGCAGCTCCTGCAGTGACAGCTGGTTGAGGGCGACCCCCTTGGTCTCAGCCATGAACACGGCTTTCCCGGAGGCCTCGTGGGCCTGGCGGAATGGCATCTGGGTGGCGGGGAGGAAGGTGGCCCTGAGGCAGCTTCCTCCGGGCCCTGATCTGCCTCCATTGCCTGTACCCCTTCCTTTTTTTGGAGGGAGGGgtacaaagtctcattctgtcgcccaggctggagtgcagcgactcaatctcacctcactgcaacatccgcctgccagcttcaagaaattctcctgcctcagctttctgagtagctgggattagaggaatgtgccaccacatccggctaattattgtatttttagcagagacagggtttcactatgttgaccaggctggtcttgaactcctggccccaagagacccgcccaccatggcctcccaaaatactgggattacatgtgtgagccacaagACTGGGCTGCCTGTGCCCCTTCCTGAGTTCCCCTACCCTCTAGGGGGCACCCCAtctcctccccctcccactcACTGCTACACACTCACTCCTTTTCGGACCAGGTAATAGGCGAGGTCAGTGGCCAGCATGTCGGGGCTGAGAGCCTGTCCCATGTTCTCTCGGTGAATCTAGGGGTGCAGGTGGGGAAGTGGTGAGCCCTGGGGACCTGGGGTCTGAAGCTGCAGGCCCAGGACCTGCCCCTCCGCCAGCATGTCCCTGCCTTGGGCAGCTCCTCTCTTACCACTCAGCTCTGTCACCCTCAGCTTGAACCATCTTCTCATAATTATCGATAGTATTTATGTGTGCTATAACTGTTTACTGGCCTTTATGTTTTCCAAGAGTCCTTATCTTTAGCATGCATCAGAAGTTCCTGaaggatttgttttcctttttagagacagggtcttgctctgctgcccaggctggagtgcagtgccgcaatCTGGCTGTCTGCattcttgatctcctgggctcaagggatcctcccacatcagtctcctgagtggctgggaccacaggtacatgccatctcAACtggataatttaatttttttaattttagagacagggtttcgctatgttgctccgactggttttgaactcctgggctcaagcaatgctcctgcctcagcctctcaaagtgctgggattacaggtatgggccaccaggCCTAGCCACtggagaatttatttaaaatacaaattgctgGGGACTACCCCCAGAGTCTCTGATTCAGCCATCTGGAGTGAGGCCTCACACTGCATTTAAGTTCTGAGGTGATGCTGGTGCTGCTAGTTGGGGTACTAGcttcaagaaacatttttttttttcttttttcttttctttctttttttttttttgagatggagtcttgctctgttacacaggctggagtgtaatagcatgatctctgttcactgcaatctccatctaccgggttcaagcgagtctcctgcctcacccatccagtagctggtattacaggcatgtgccaccacacccagctaatttttatattttcagtaaagactgggtttcaccatgttggccaggctggtctcaaactcctgacctcaagtgatctgcccaccttagcctcctaaagtgctgggattacagtgtgagcctctgtgcccagccaagacacATTCTGAACTAtttaggaatgaaataatgtgatGATGGGAATTTGCTTTGAAATAAGGGGGTGAAGGAGTGGGGGAGGGCTGTGGGTAAAGACAGTTGGAGCCAGAATGTCCGTGAGTTGATTATTGTTGAAGCTGGGCGTCAGTACATAGGACTTATTATGCATTTTCTAGCTGTTAGATACAGAAATTTCCCATAagaattgattttaaaagaaatcagccaggcaaagaggctcacgcctgtaatccccaaacTTAGGGAGATGAAGGTAGAAAAATGGCTTGGGGCcaagtgttcgagaccagcctgagcaacataaggagaccctgtctttacaaaaaattttaaaaattagtcagacgtggtggtggaccactcctgtggtcccagctactctggagactgaggtgggaggatcacttgagcccaggagttcgaggctgcggtgagctacaagtgtaccaccgcactccagcctgggtgacagacagaaactctctctaaaaaataattttttttttttttttgccgggcgcggtggctcaagcctgtaatcccagcactttgggaggctgaggcgggtggatcacgaggtcaagagattgagaccatcccggtcaacatggtgaaaccccgtctctactaaaaatacaaaacattagctgggcatggtggcgcgtgcctgtgatcccagctactcaggaggctgaggcaggagaattgcctgaacccaggaggcggaggttgcggtgagccgagattgcgccattgcactccagcctgggtaacaagagcgaaactccgtctcaaaaaaaaaaaaaaaaaaaaaaatttttttagatatttaatttatttatacatttgaagacagagtttcattctgtcatccaggctggagagcaatggcatgatttcggctccctgcaacctccatctcctgggttcaagtgattctcctgcctcagcctcccgagcaggtGGGACTCAGGCGCTTTCCACCataaccggctaatttttgtatttttagtagagatgggatttcaccatgttggccaggctggtctcaaacccctgaactcaagtgatccacctgcctcagcctcccaaagtgtcggattccaggcatgagccactgcgcccgtcctctatataaattttcctttctttacaaAGGGTTTTGGTCAGGCCAGTTGACAGGCCCCAGGCCCCTTGAGTCTCATCTGCTTCCGTTGGGTGGCAGCGGTTTCTGCCCCTTCCCTGTTCCCCAGGAGCAGAAGTCAGCACACCCCTCCTTCCCGGCCCCAGGTCCTCCGGGCGCTCCTCCCTCCTTGAAAAGCCACCCTCTGGAACGCCCACCCCCGGGCTTGGGACCAGGGGAGGAGAGGCAGCTGGGTGTGGTCTTGCCTGCAGCGTAGAGATGACGCCAGTGGCCACCTGGAGCACAGCACTCATGGTGTCTGACACTTCAAACACAGCTTCCTTGTCCTCCTGGGAGGCACACGGCAGGAGGTGAGGACCTAACAGCCCCCCAGCACCCGGGATCGCCACAGCCCTGCCCCCACTGAGGCAATCCCCGCTGCCTTGTACGGGAAGAACACTCAGTACCCCAACAAAGGAAGGGCAGAGAGCTCCAAGGGCAGCCACGGATGGGGCTGAGCGCACAGGACGGGAGGATGTATGGCCATCCCGGGGGCCCTGACTGGGTGTGCCAGAGTCCCGAGAACCGGCACATGGCGTGTAGGCAGGCGGACCTGCCCCGGCCTCACACCTGTAGGTCTTTGTTGTAGGTGCTGGGAAGTCCCTTGAGGGTCATCAGGAGCCCGGCGCACTGCGGGAAGACGGAGGCACAGGCTGGACCCGGAATCCTGCCGCCGTCCCTCCCATCAGCCCCACCCCTCTCCCTGCCCCGCTCACCCGCCCAAACACGCGCCCAGCCTTGCTCCGGATCAGCTCCAAGCTGTCGGGGTTTTTCTTCTGGGGCATCAGGCTGCTTCCGGTGCTGGGGACAGAGGCGCGGCCACTGAACGGGCTGGACCCTTGGCTGGTCCAGTAGCGCGCTGGCCGGGTCAGTGGAGGGGTGGGGCGGGGAGAAAGGAGGCCACGTCCGCGGAGGGCGGGGAACACAGAGGCCGGGAGGGGCAGGTGCAGCCCGGGGCTTACCTGTAGGCATCCGAGAGCTGCACGAAGCCGAATTCCTTGGTGCCATACAGGATGAGGTCCTCGGCCATCCTGCTGAGATGGGTCACACACAGCGAAGCCCAGAACAGGAACTCggctgggagggagaagaggTCCGCAGTCACCAGGCCTCGCGCGGCCCCGCCCAGCCGGGCCACACAGGGGTAGGAGGAGGTTAGGCGGTGGGGGACCTggctcaattttatttatttttttgagacggagtctcactctgtcaccaggctggagtgctgtcgtggatctcggctcactgcaacctccacctcctgggttcaagtgattctcctgcctcaccctccggagtagctgggactacaggcgctctgcaccacgcccggccaatctttgtgttttttagtagagacgcagtttcaccatgttgggccaggATGGACTTGTTCTCCTGAGGTCgtagtctgcccacctcagcctcccaaattgctgggattagaggtgtgagccaccatgcccaacctaaattttcattttttgtaaagatggggtcttgctatgttgcccaggctggtctgaagctcctaggctcaagcaaccttcctgccttggcctcccaaagttctgggattacaaatgtgagccccTGAACCTAGCCTTttgtgttattgttattgttcCTGTTTTCAATAAACCAGCTTTACTGGGATACCATTCACATATAAtttactcattaattttttttttttttaattttatttcattttctgagatggagtttcactcttgttccccaggctggagtgtgctggcgagatctcagctcactgccgtcttggcctcccaggctcaagtgattctcctgcctcagcctcctgagtagctggcattacaggtacccgccaccacacctagctaaattctatattcttgtatttttagttggccagtgctgggagtacaggtgtgagccagcatgccccgcccaatttacccatttaaagttTACACTTTCGTGTACATCCATCACCACAACCACCCTGACCAtacagggggtgggaggagactAGAGAGAAGCCAGGCTAGGGGGCAAAAGTGAGGCACAAGGCAAGGGACTGGCTCCCCAAGACTCACCCACAAAGTCACGCTCGCTGGTGGCATCCATGCTGTTGAGAGTGATGGCCCCGAAGCTGAGTTCTGGGGGTAGGAGGAagcagggctgggctggagcATAGGGAATGGATTCCTCTCCCCCAACCAGGTTACCCAACCCCCTCCCCCTGGAAAGAGGATCAGGGAAGAGGATCAGGGTGGGTTGGGTGGGAGCTGGTGGGAGGGAACTTTTGCACAGTccgaggagggaggcaggagcccTGAGTCTCTCGGTACCAAGTGCCCCTGCCATGGGTGACCCCTGGCCTGGATGAGTTCAGTGCCCATAGGCAATGAATGAAGGTTACACCAGGAGCCACAGGCCCCTGCCTCTGGTCTCAGGTGTGACTGCGGCTCCTGGCGGGAGGTGAGGGTGACTCTccctggggaggaggggcagggcatCTCACCTGCTCGGAGCAGCTCTCGGTCCACACCCAGGGGATTGCCTGCAATGGCCCCGCTGCAGGGACAGGGATTCATGGTGACCAGGGCTCCTGGCAGGCAGCCccaacagacagacagacagacacacacacagaaccaaGCCCTCGTTGCCAGGGCGACTGTCTGGAGCTCAGCCCCTTTCCTGGCCCAGTCGCCTTGGGTGCACAGCACTTGTCCCCAGGTGTCCCCAGAACACTCATCCCCAAGCACCAAGGCACCTTCAGTGCAGGACACTTGTCTCCAGATACATGTCCCCATATGTCAGGCTGAGGGCAGCAGGCTGGGCTCGCCAGGAGCCTCGCTGGAGAGCTCTGGCCCTGCTCAGACACACTCACTGGCTTGGTCGTCCCCATCTTGGTGGGAGCTGGGGCTCCATGCACGGTCCCCCTCTGAGCAGATAACCCAGCTTTCTGTCCCACTCTGCGCTTCCCAGCTCGTCTGTCAATTCCTAAGGCTATGCAGCAGCCTGCCCCCCGAGGCCCTCGGGGCACTAGAGCCTCACCCACCTCCCCAGGGGCAGGACATCGATCCGCTTCCGCACCTCCAGCAGCCGCTCGGAGTCTCGGGTCAGCGCCACGGCGTGGCTGTGGGAAGCCGGGGGCAGGAGGGTCAGGGCAGTCGGCTCCTCCCCTCCAGCATGGCCCCTGCACCTCGCCCAGCTCACCTCAGAATCCAGTGGCTCCAGCGGATGGGTTGGGCCCTCTGCAGGTGGGTGTACCCTGGGAAGAGGACGTCACATTCCCTGTGGGGAAAGGGGAGCAGGGGCTCGGGTGGAGGCTGGGGCAAGGCCCGCCGGTGACACTGGGACCCTGCAGACCTGGGTCACCCCTGGGAAGAAGTGTTGCTCTGCAGCACTGCACCTGAATGAGGGATCCGGGATCTCCCAGGGACAAAGAATCGTAAGGGAAAAAGAGGCCGGAAGTGGGGCCATGTGAACCATGCACTGGGCCTGAGCTGTGGGGCCTCCCGGGGTGAGGCTTTGCCAGGAACACCCGAGGCCTGAGCCTCTGTCACTCAGCATCTCTGAGGCGGGGCCGGAACAGGGGAGGACACCGGTGTCAGGTATGACTTAGCCATGGGAGGCTTGGCTTGAAGACCCCAAAAATAGCTGGGGCTCATAAAGAGCTGCTCCAAGCAGGTGAGACGCCCTGTCCCTCATTCAAGTaggcagggcagaggcagagctgcTTCGAGTGAtgctcctgttttctttcttttttaaaaaaaatttttttttttttttgagacagagtgtcgctcttgttacccaggctggagtgcaatggcgcgatctcggctcaccgcaacctctgcctcctgggttcaggcaattctcctgcctcagcctcctgagtagctgggacta
This genomic window contains:
- the ASL gene encoding argininosuccinate lyase isoform X2; the protein is MASESGKLWGGRFVGAVDPIMEKFNASITYDRQLWEVDVQGSKAYSKGLEKAGLLTKAEMDQILHGLDKVAEEWAQGTFKLNPNDEDIHTANERRLKVVTDLRLWMRQTCSMLSGLLWELIRTMVDRAEAECDVLFPGYTHLQRAQPIRWSHWILSHAVALTRDSERLLEVRKRIDVLPLGSGAIAGNPLGVDRELLRAELSFGAITLNSMDATSERDFVAEFLFWASLCVTHLSRMAEDLILYGTKEFGFVQLSDAYSTGSSLMPQKKNPDSLELIRSKAGRVFGRCAGLLMTLKGLPSTYNKDLQEDKEAVFEVSDTMSAVLQVATGVISTLQMPFRQAHEASGKAVFMAETKGVALNQLSLQELQTISPLFLSDVNRVWDYGHSVEQYGALGGTARSSVDWQIRQVRALLQAQQA
- the ASL gene encoding argininosuccinate lyase isoform X3, whose product is MASESGKLWGGRFVGAVDPIMEKFNASITYDRQLWEVDVQGSKAYSKGLEKAGLLTKAEMDQILHGLDKVAEEWAQGTFKLNPNDEDIHTANERRLKELIGETAGKLHTGRSRNDQVVTDLRLWMRQTCSMLSGLLWELIRTMVDRAEAECDVLFPGYTHLQRAQPIRWSHWILSHAVALTRDSERLLEVRKRIDVLPLGSGAIAGNPLGVDRELLRAELSFGAITLNSMDATSERDFVAEFLFWASLCVTHLSRMAEDLILYGTKEFGFVQLSDAYSTGSSLMPQKKNPDSLELIRSKAGRVFGRCAGLLMTLKGLPSTYNKDLQEDKEAVFEVSDTMSAVLQVATGVISTLQIHRENMGQALSPDMLATDLAYYLVRKGMPFRQAHEASGKAVFMAETKGVALNQLSLQELQTISPLFLSDVNRVWDYGHSVEQYGALGGTARSSVDWQIRQVRALLQAQQA
- the ASL gene encoding argininosuccinate lyase isoform X1; this encodes MASESGKLWGGRFVGAVDPIMEKFNASITYDRQLWEVDVQGSKAYSKGLEKAGLLTKAEMDQILHGLDKVAEEWAQGTFKLNPNDEDIHTANERRLKELIGETAGKLHTGRSRNDQVVTDLRLWMRQTCSMLSGLLWELIRTMVDRAEAECDVLFPGYTHLQRAQPIRWSHWILSHAVALTRDSERLLEVRKRIDVLPLGSGAIAGNPLGVDRELLRAELSFGAITLNSMDATSERDFVAEFLFWASLCVTHLSRMAEDLILYGTKEFGFVQLSDAYSTGSSLMPQKKNPDSLELIRSKAGRVFGRCAGLLMTLKGLPSTYNKDLQEDKEAVFEVSDTMSAVLQVATGVISTLQMPFRQAHEASGKAVFMAETKGVALNQLSLQELQTISPLFLSDVNRVWDYGHSVEQYGALGGTARSSVDWQIRQVRALLQAQQA